A window of Onychostoma macrolepis isolate SWU-2019 chromosome 01, ASM1243209v1, whole genome shotgun sequence contains these coding sequences:
- the osbp gene encoding oxysterol-binding protein 1 isoform X7 — protein MLSRWGTTQLGPPSDTVKPRAVVMSEPKAPTPAPGDTYKGWLFKWTNYIKGYQRRWFVLSNGLLSYYRTQAEMGHTCRGTINLATANIAVEDSCNFVISNGGTQTYHLKASSEVERQRWITALELAKAKAFRMQAESGQLERKPHLRIAQKCTLWGFCLTVFGPLFFFSADDSGDDSSPPAAGQGAGSRNSEVQSTLRTLGSKVEDLSTCNDLIAKHGSALQRSLSELEGVRLGGETSEKIRQVTERATLFRITSNAMINACRDFLSLAQAHSKRWQKALQAEREQRVRLEETLEQLAKQHNHLERAFRGATVLPASQSNPAIDSKGPVPGKGDVSDEDEENEFFDACEDVQEFITVPADPKYHRRSGSNVSGISSELGMDDGTTSLDEQSLASNPESPQSQEVVPVRKRRTRIPDKPNYSLNLWSIMKNCIGKELSKIPMPVNFNEPLSMLQRLSEDLEYYELLDRGAKCQSSLEQMCYVAAFTVSSYSTTVHRTGKPFNPLLGETFELDRVQESGYRSICEQVSHHPPAAAHHAISERGWTLRQEIALASKFRGKYLSIMPLGSIHCIFEKSNNHYTWKKVTTTVHNIIVGKLWIDQSGEIDVVNHRTGDRCHLKFAPYSYFSRDVARKVTGVVTDKDGKAHYVLSGTWDEKMECSRVMQSTRGGENGADGRQKTVYQTLKAKELWKKTPLPEGAENMYYFSTLALTLNETEEGIAPTDSRRRPDQRLMEQGRWEEANAEKQRLEEKQRTARREREREANRSANPAEEGKEPADGALIEDSISDSPLKTEEVEIASEPSETTYKMEGPYGAPVKSGHQDNYKPMWFERQVDPMTGEPTHIYSGGYWEAKEQGSWDSCPDIF, from the exons GACCCAGGCGGAGATGGGTCACACATGTCGGGGTACTATAAACCTGGCCACAGCCAATATCGCGGTGGAGGACTCATGCAATTTTGTCATCTCTAATGGTGGCACGCAGACGTATCACTTGAAGGCCAGCTCAGAGGTGGAGCGGCAGCGGTGGATCACAGCACTGGAGCTGGCCAAAGCCAAAGCTTTCCGCATGCAGGCTGAGTCAGGTCAGTTGGAAAGGAAACCACATTTGAGAATAGCACAAAAATGCACACTTTGGGGTTTCTGTCTCACAGTTTTTggtcctcttttttttttttctgcagatgACTCCGGGGACGACTCCTCTCCTCCTGCGGCAGGTCAGGGTGCAGGCTCACGCAACTCAGAGGTGCAGTCCACCCTCCGGACGCTGGGCAGCAAGGTGGAGGATCTGAGCACCTGCAACGATCTCATCGCCAAACACGGCTCTGCACTTCAGCG GTCCTTGTCTGAGCTGGAGGGAGTTCGGCTGGGAGGAGAGACGAGTGAAAAGATTCGGCAGGTGACGGAGCGAGCCACTCTCTTCCGCATCACCTCCAATGCCATGATCAAT GCCTGCCGGGACTTCCTGTCGTTGGCTCAGGCTCACAGTAAGCGCTGGCAGAAAGCCCTGCAGGCCGAGAGAGAGCAGAGAGTGCGACTGGAGGAGACACTGGAGCAGCTCGCCAAACAACACAACCATCTGGAGAGAGCCTTCAGAGGAGCGACCGTACTGCCTGCATCTCAGAGCAACCCTGCCATAGACAGCAAAG GCCCAGTTCCAGGAAAGGGCGACGTCAGTGACGAGGATGAGGAGAATGAATTCTTTGACGCATGCGAGGACGTTCAAGAGTTTATCACTGTACCAGCAGACCCCAAATATCACAG GAGATCCGGCAGCAATGTCAGCGGAATCAGTAGCGAGCTTGGAATGGACGACGGGACGACGTCG CTAGATGAGCAGTCTCTGGCATCCAATCCCGAATCTCCGCAGTCCCAGGAAGTAGTGCCTGTGAGAAAGAGGCGGACCCGAATCCCAGATAAACCAAATTACTCTCTCAATCTATGGAGCATCATGAAGAATTGTATCGGAAAAGAGCTCTCCAAAATCCCTATGCCT GTGAACTTCAACGAGCCCCTATCTATGCTGCAGCGTCTCTCCGAGGACCTCGAGTACTACGAGCTGCTGGACCGGGGCGCTAAGTGCCAGAGCTCTCTGGAGCAGATGTGCTACGTGGCAGCTTTCACCGTTTCCTCTTACTCCACTACAGTTCACCGCACGGGCAAACCCTTCAACCCTCTGCTGGGAGAGACATTTGAGCTGGACCGCGTGCAGGAGAGCGGCTACAGGTCCATCTGTGAGCAG GTAAGCCATCACCCTCCGGCTGCGGCCCATCACGCGATCTCCGAGCGAGGCTGGACCCTGAGACAGGAGATCGCCCTGGCCAGCAAGTTCAGGGGAAAATATCTTTCCATCATGCCCCTTG GTTCTATTCATTGTATCTTTGAGAAGAGTAACAATCACTACACCTGGAAGAAAGTCACAACCACAGTGCACAATATCATTGTCGGGAAGCTCTGGATAGATCAG TCAGGAGAAATCGACGTTGTGAACCACAGAACAGGCGACCGCTGTCATCTCAAATTTGCCCCGTACAGCTACTTCTCCCGAGATGTGGCCAGAAAG GTCACGGGGGTTGTGACTGATAAAGACGGGAAAGCGCACTATGTTCTGTCTGGGACGTGGGACGAGAAGATGGAATGCTCTCGTGTGATGCAGAGCACCAGAGGGGGAGAGAACGGCGCCGATGGGCGACAGAAAACCGTCTATCAGACGCTCAAAGCCAAAGAGCTGTGGAAGAAGACTCCGCTGCC GGAAGGCGCTGAAAACATGTACTACTTCTCGACCCTGGCGTTGACATTGAACGAGACGGAGGAGGGCATTGCTCCCACGGATAGCAGGAGGCGGCCGGATCAGCGTCTGATGGAGCAGGGCCGCTGGGAGGAGGCCAACGCTGAGAAACAAAGACTGGAGGAGAAGCAGCGCACCGCCCGCCGAGAGAGGGAGCGAGAGGCCAACCGCTCCGCCAACCCTGCAGAAGAGGGTAAGGAGCCAGCGGACGGGG CTCTCATTGAGGACTCCATATCTGACTCGCCTCTAAAAA CTGAAGAAGTCGAGATTGCCAGTGAGCCCTCTGAGACCACTTACAAAA TGGAGGGTCCGTATGGAGCTCCAGTCAAAA GTGGTCACCAGGACAACTACAAGCCCATGTGGTTCGAGCGGCAGGTCGACCCAATGACAGGAGAGCCCACGCACATCTACAGTGGAGGATACTGGGAAGCCAAGGAGCAGGGCAGCTGGGACTCCTGCCCGGATATCTTCTGA
- the osbp gene encoding oxysterol-binding protein 1 isoform X3 encodes MLSRWGTTQLGPPSDTVKPRAVVMSEPKAPTPAPGDTYKGWLFKWTNYIKGYQRRWFVLSNGLLSYYRTQAEMGHTCRGTINLATANIAVEDSCNFVISNGGTQTYHLKASSEVERQRWITALELAKAKAFRMQAESGQLERKPHLRIAQKCTLWGFCLTVFGPLFFFSADDSGDDSSPPAAGQGAGSRNSEVQSTLRTLGSKVEDLSTCNDLIAKHGSALQRSLSELEGVRLGGETSEKIRQVTERATLFRITSNAMINACRDFLSLAQAHSKRWQKALQAEREQRVRLEETLEQLAKQHNHLERAFRGATVLPASQSNPAIDSKGPVPGKGDVSDEDEENEFFDACEDVQEFITVPADPKYHRRSGSNVSGISSELGMDDGTTSLDEQSLASNPESPQSQEVVPVRKRRTRIPDKPNYSLNLWSIMKNCIGKELSKIPMPVNFNEPLSMLQRLSEDLEYYELLDRGAKCQSSLEQMCYVAAFTVSSYSTTVHRTGKPFNPLLGETFELDRVQESGYRSICEQVSHHPPAAAHHAISERGWTLRQEIALASKFRGKYLSIMPLGSIHCIFEKSNNHYTWKKVTTTVHNIIVGKLWIDQSGEIDVVNHRTGDRCHLKFAPYSYFSRDVARKVTGVVTDKDGKAHYVLSGTWDEKMECSRVMQSTRGGENGADGRQKTVYQTLKAKELWKKTPLPEGAENMYYFSTLALTLNETEEGIAPTDSRRRPDQRLMEQGRWEEANAEKQRLEEKQRTARREREREANRSANPAEEALIEDSISDSPLKTEEVEIASEPSETTYKTETLHGSHPPAYSMEGPYGAPVKSGHQDNYKPMWFERQVDPMTGEPTHIYSGGYWEAKEQGSWDSCPDIF; translated from the exons GACCCAGGCGGAGATGGGTCACACATGTCGGGGTACTATAAACCTGGCCACAGCCAATATCGCGGTGGAGGACTCATGCAATTTTGTCATCTCTAATGGTGGCACGCAGACGTATCACTTGAAGGCCAGCTCAGAGGTGGAGCGGCAGCGGTGGATCACAGCACTGGAGCTGGCCAAAGCCAAAGCTTTCCGCATGCAGGCTGAGTCAGGTCAGTTGGAAAGGAAACCACATTTGAGAATAGCACAAAAATGCACACTTTGGGGTTTCTGTCTCACAGTTTTTggtcctcttttttttttttctgcagatgACTCCGGGGACGACTCCTCTCCTCCTGCGGCAGGTCAGGGTGCAGGCTCACGCAACTCAGAGGTGCAGTCCACCCTCCGGACGCTGGGCAGCAAGGTGGAGGATCTGAGCACCTGCAACGATCTCATCGCCAAACACGGCTCTGCACTTCAGCG GTCCTTGTCTGAGCTGGAGGGAGTTCGGCTGGGAGGAGAGACGAGTGAAAAGATTCGGCAGGTGACGGAGCGAGCCACTCTCTTCCGCATCACCTCCAATGCCATGATCAAT GCCTGCCGGGACTTCCTGTCGTTGGCTCAGGCTCACAGTAAGCGCTGGCAGAAAGCCCTGCAGGCCGAGAGAGAGCAGAGAGTGCGACTGGAGGAGACACTGGAGCAGCTCGCCAAACAACACAACCATCTGGAGAGAGCCTTCAGAGGAGCGACCGTACTGCCTGCATCTCAGAGCAACCCTGCCATAGACAGCAAAG GCCCAGTTCCAGGAAAGGGCGACGTCAGTGACGAGGATGAGGAGAATGAATTCTTTGACGCATGCGAGGACGTTCAAGAGTTTATCACTGTACCAGCAGACCCCAAATATCACAG GAGATCCGGCAGCAATGTCAGCGGAATCAGTAGCGAGCTTGGAATGGACGACGGGACGACGTCG CTAGATGAGCAGTCTCTGGCATCCAATCCCGAATCTCCGCAGTCCCAGGAAGTAGTGCCTGTGAGAAAGAGGCGGACCCGAATCCCAGATAAACCAAATTACTCTCTCAATCTATGGAGCATCATGAAGAATTGTATCGGAAAAGAGCTCTCCAAAATCCCTATGCCT GTGAACTTCAACGAGCCCCTATCTATGCTGCAGCGTCTCTCCGAGGACCTCGAGTACTACGAGCTGCTGGACCGGGGCGCTAAGTGCCAGAGCTCTCTGGAGCAGATGTGCTACGTGGCAGCTTTCACCGTTTCCTCTTACTCCACTACAGTTCACCGCACGGGCAAACCCTTCAACCCTCTGCTGGGAGAGACATTTGAGCTGGACCGCGTGCAGGAGAGCGGCTACAGGTCCATCTGTGAGCAG GTAAGCCATCACCCTCCGGCTGCGGCCCATCACGCGATCTCCGAGCGAGGCTGGACCCTGAGACAGGAGATCGCCCTGGCCAGCAAGTTCAGGGGAAAATATCTTTCCATCATGCCCCTTG GTTCTATTCATTGTATCTTTGAGAAGAGTAACAATCACTACACCTGGAAGAAAGTCACAACCACAGTGCACAATATCATTGTCGGGAAGCTCTGGATAGATCAG TCAGGAGAAATCGACGTTGTGAACCACAGAACAGGCGACCGCTGTCATCTCAAATTTGCCCCGTACAGCTACTTCTCCCGAGATGTGGCCAGAAAG GTCACGGGGGTTGTGACTGATAAAGACGGGAAAGCGCACTATGTTCTGTCTGGGACGTGGGACGAGAAGATGGAATGCTCTCGTGTGATGCAGAGCACCAGAGGGGGAGAGAACGGCGCCGATGGGCGACAGAAAACCGTCTATCAGACGCTCAAAGCCAAAGAGCTGTGGAAGAAGACTCCGCTGCC GGAAGGCGCTGAAAACATGTACTACTTCTCGACCCTGGCGTTGACATTGAACGAGACGGAGGAGGGCATTGCTCCCACGGATAGCAGGAGGCGGCCGGATCAGCGTCTGATGGAGCAGGGCCGCTGGGAGGAGGCCAACGCTGAGAAACAAAGACTGGAGGAGAAGCAGCGCACCGCCCGCCGAGAGAGGGAGCGAGAGGCCAACCGCTCCGCCAACCCTGCAGAAGAGG CTCTCATTGAGGACTCCATATCTGACTCGCCTCTAAAAA CTGAAGAAGTCGAGATTGCCAGTGAGCCCTCTGAGACCACTTACAAAA CTGAAACACTGCATGGCTCACACCCACCGGCATACTCAA TGGAGGGTCCGTATGGAGCTCCAGTCAAAA GTGGTCACCAGGACAACTACAAGCCCATGTGGTTCGAGCGGCAGGTCGACCCAATGACAGGAGAGCCCACGCACATCTACAGTGGAGGATACTGGGAAGCCAAGGAGCAGGGCAGCTGGGACTCCTGCCCGGATATCTTCTGA
- the osbp gene encoding oxysterol-binding protein 1 isoform X10, producing the protein MLSRWGTTQLGPPSDTVKPRAVVMSEPKAPTPAPGDTYKGWLFKWTNYIKGYQRRWFVLSNGLLSYYRTQAEMGHTCRGTINLATANIAVEDSCNFVISNGGTQTYHLKASSEVERQRWITALELAKAKAFRMQAESGQLERKPHLRIAQKCTLWGFCLTVFGPLFFFSADDSGDDSSPPAAGQGAGSRNSEVQSTLRTLGSKVEDLSTCNDLIAKHGSALQRSLSELEGVRLGGETSEKIRQVTERATLFRITSNAMINACRDFLSLAQAHSKRWQKALQAEREQRVRLEETLEQLAKQHNHLERAFRGATVLPASQSNPAIDSKGPVPGKGDVSDEDEENEFFDACEDVQEFITVPADPKYHRRSGSNVSGISSELGMDDGTTSLDEQSLASNPESPQSQEVVPVRKRRTRIPDKPNYSLNLWSIMKNCIGKELSKIPMPVNFNEPLSMLQRLSEDLEYYELLDRGAKCQSSLEQMCYVAAFTVSSYSTTVHRTGKPFNPLLGETFELDRVQESGYRSICEQVSHHPPAAAHHAISERGWTLRQEIALASKFRGKYLSIMPLGSIHCIFEKSNNHYTWKKVTTTVHNIIVGKLWIDQSGEIDVVNHRTGDRCHLKFAPYSYFSRDVARKVTGVVTDKDGKAHYVLSGTWDEKMECSRVMQSTRGGENGADGRQKTVYQTLKAKELWKKTPLPEGAENMYYFSTLALTLNETEEGIAPTDSRRRPDQRLMEQGRWEEANAEKQRLEEKQRTARREREREANRSANPAEEALIEDSISDSPLKTEEVEIASEPSETTYKMEGPYGAPVKSGHQDNYKPMWFERQVDPMTGEPTHIYSGGYWEAKEQGSWDSCPDIF; encoded by the exons GACCCAGGCGGAGATGGGTCACACATGTCGGGGTACTATAAACCTGGCCACAGCCAATATCGCGGTGGAGGACTCATGCAATTTTGTCATCTCTAATGGTGGCACGCAGACGTATCACTTGAAGGCCAGCTCAGAGGTGGAGCGGCAGCGGTGGATCACAGCACTGGAGCTGGCCAAAGCCAAAGCTTTCCGCATGCAGGCTGAGTCAGGTCAGTTGGAAAGGAAACCACATTTGAGAATAGCACAAAAATGCACACTTTGGGGTTTCTGTCTCACAGTTTTTggtcctcttttttttttttctgcagatgACTCCGGGGACGACTCCTCTCCTCCTGCGGCAGGTCAGGGTGCAGGCTCACGCAACTCAGAGGTGCAGTCCACCCTCCGGACGCTGGGCAGCAAGGTGGAGGATCTGAGCACCTGCAACGATCTCATCGCCAAACACGGCTCTGCACTTCAGCG GTCCTTGTCTGAGCTGGAGGGAGTTCGGCTGGGAGGAGAGACGAGTGAAAAGATTCGGCAGGTGACGGAGCGAGCCACTCTCTTCCGCATCACCTCCAATGCCATGATCAAT GCCTGCCGGGACTTCCTGTCGTTGGCTCAGGCTCACAGTAAGCGCTGGCAGAAAGCCCTGCAGGCCGAGAGAGAGCAGAGAGTGCGACTGGAGGAGACACTGGAGCAGCTCGCCAAACAACACAACCATCTGGAGAGAGCCTTCAGAGGAGCGACCGTACTGCCTGCATCTCAGAGCAACCCTGCCATAGACAGCAAAG GCCCAGTTCCAGGAAAGGGCGACGTCAGTGACGAGGATGAGGAGAATGAATTCTTTGACGCATGCGAGGACGTTCAAGAGTTTATCACTGTACCAGCAGACCCCAAATATCACAG GAGATCCGGCAGCAATGTCAGCGGAATCAGTAGCGAGCTTGGAATGGACGACGGGACGACGTCG CTAGATGAGCAGTCTCTGGCATCCAATCCCGAATCTCCGCAGTCCCAGGAAGTAGTGCCTGTGAGAAAGAGGCGGACCCGAATCCCAGATAAACCAAATTACTCTCTCAATCTATGGAGCATCATGAAGAATTGTATCGGAAAAGAGCTCTCCAAAATCCCTATGCCT GTGAACTTCAACGAGCCCCTATCTATGCTGCAGCGTCTCTCCGAGGACCTCGAGTACTACGAGCTGCTGGACCGGGGCGCTAAGTGCCAGAGCTCTCTGGAGCAGATGTGCTACGTGGCAGCTTTCACCGTTTCCTCTTACTCCACTACAGTTCACCGCACGGGCAAACCCTTCAACCCTCTGCTGGGAGAGACATTTGAGCTGGACCGCGTGCAGGAGAGCGGCTACAGGTCCATCTGTGAGCAG GTAAGCCATCACCCTCCGGCTGCGGCCCATCACGCGATCTCCGAGCGAGGCTGGACCCTGAGACAGGAGATCGCCCTGGCCAGCAAGTTCAGGGGAAAATATCTTTCCATCATGCCCCTTG GTTCTATTCATTGTATCTTTGAGAAGAGTAACAATCACTACACCTGGAAGAAAGTCACAACCACAGTGCACAATATCATTGTCGGGAAGCTCTGGATAGATCAG TCAGGAGAAATCGACGTTGTGAACCACAGAACAGGCGACCGCTGTCATCTCAAATTTGCCCCGTACAGCTACTTCTCCCGAGATGTGGCCAGAAAG GTCACGGGGGTTGTGACTGATAAAGACGGGAAAGCGCACTATGTTCTGTCTGGGACGTGGGACGAGAAGATGGAATGCTCTCGTGTGATGCAGAGCACCAGAGGGGGAGAGAACGGCGCCGATGGGCGACAGAAAACCGTCTATCAGACGCTCAAAGCCAAAGAGCTGTGGAAGAAGACTCCGCTGCC GGAAGGCGCTGAAAACATGTACTACTTCTCGACCCTGGCGTTGACATTGAACGAGACGGAGGAGGGCATTGCTCCCACGGATAGCAGGAGGCGGCCGGATCAGCGTCTGATGGAGCAGGGCCGCTGGGAGGAGGCCAACGCTGAGAAACAAAGACTGGAGGAGAAGCAGCGCACCGCCCGCCGAGAGAGGGAGCGAGAGGCCAACCGCTCCGCCAACCCTGCAGAAGAGG CTCTCATTGAGGACTCCATATCTGACTCGCCTCTAAAAA CTGAAGAAGTCGAGATTGCCAGTGAGCCCTCTGAGACCACTTACAAAA TGGAGGGTCCGTATGGAGCTCCAGTCAAAA GTGGTCACCAGGACAACTACAAGCCCATGTGGTTCGAGCGGCAGGTCGACCCAATGACAGGAGAGCCCACGCACATCTACAGTGGAGGATACTGGGAAGCCAAGGAGCAGGGCAGCTGGGACTCCTGCCCGGATATCTTCTGA
- the osbp gene encoding oxysterol-binding protein 1 isoform X29 gives MLSRWGTTQLGPPSDTVKPRAVVMSEPKAPTPAPGDTYKGWLFKWTNYIKGYQRRWFVLSNGLLSYYRTQAEMGHTCRGTINLATANIAVEDSCNFVISNGGTQTYHLKASSEVERQRWITALELAKAKAFRMQAESGQLERKPHLRIAQKCTLWGFCLTVFGPLFFFSADDSGDDSSPPAAGQGAGSRNSEVQSTLRTLGSKVEDLSTCNDLIAKHGSALQRSLSELEGVRLGGETSEKIRQVTERATLFRITSNAMINACRDFLSLAQAHSKRWQKALQAEREQRVRLEETLEQLAKQHNHLERAFRGATVLPASQSNPAIDSKGPVPGKGDVSDEDEENEFFDACEDVQEFITVPADPKYHRRSGSNVSGISSELGMDDGTTSLDEQSLASNPESPQSQEVVPVRKRRTRIPDKPNYSLNLWSIMKNCIGKELSKIPMPVNFNEPLSMLQRLSEDLEYYELLDRGAKCQSSLEQMCYVAAFTVSSYSTTVHRTGKPFNPLLGETFELDRVQESGYRSICEQVSHHPPAAAHHAISERGWTLRQEIALASKFRGKYLSIMPLGSIHCIFEKSNNHYTWKKVTTTVHNIIVGKLWIDQSGEIDVVNHRTGDRCHLKFAPYSYFSRDVARKVTGVVTDKDGKAHYVLSGTWDEKMECSRVMQSTRGGENGADGRQKTVYQTLKAKELWKKTPLPEGAENMYYFSTLALTLNETEEGIAPTDSRRRPDQRLMEQGRWEEANAEKQRLEEKQRTARREREREANRSANPAEEGGHQDNYKPMWFERQVDPMTGEPTHIYSGGYWEAKEQGSWDSCPDIF, from the exons GACCCAGGCGGAGATGGGTCACACATGTCGGGGTACTATAAACCTGGCCACAGCCAATATCGCGGTGGAGGACTCATGCAATTTTGTCATCTCTAATGGTGGCACGCAGACGTATCACTTGAAGGCCAGCTCAGAGGTGGAGCGGCAGCGGTGGATCACAGCACTGGAGCTGGCCAAAGCCAAAGCTTTCCGCATGCAGGCTGAGTCAGGTCAGTTGGAAAGGAAACCACATTTGAGAATAGCACAAAAATGCACACTTTGGGGTTTCTGTCTCACAGTTTTTggtcctcttttttttttttctgcagatgACTCCGGGGACGACTCCTCTCCTCCTGCGGCAGGTCAGGGTGCAGGCTCACGCAACTCAGAGGTGCAGTCCACCCTCCGGACGCTGGGCAGCAAGGTGGAGGATCTGAGCACCTGCAACGATCTCATCGCCAAACACGGCTCTGCACTTCAGCG GTCCTTGTCTGAGCTGGAGGGAGTTCGGCTGGGAGGAGAGACGAGTGAAAAGATTCGGCAGGTGACGGAGCGAGCCACTCTCTTCCGCATCACCTCCAATGCCATGATCAAT GCCTGCCGGGACTTCCTGTCGTTGGCTCAGGCTCACAGTAAGCGCTGGCAGAAAGCCCTGCAGGCCGAGAGAGAGCAGAGAGTGCGACTGGAGGAGACACTGGAGCAGCTCGCCAAACAACACAACCATCTGGAGAGAGCCTTCAGAGGAGCGACCGTACTGCCTGCATCTCAGAGCAACCCTGCCATAGACAGCAAAG GCCCAGTTCCAGGAAAGGGCGACGTCAGTGACGAGGATGAGGAGAATGAATTCTTTGACGCATGCGAGGACGTTCAAGAGTTTATCACTGTACCAGCAGACCCCAAATATCACAG GAGATCCGGCAGCAATGTCAGCGGAATCAGTAGCGAGCTTGGAATGGACGACGGGACGACGTCG CTAGATGAGCAGTCTCTGGCATCCAATCCCGAATCTCCGCAGTCCCAGGAAGTAGTGCCTGTGAGAAAGAGGCGGACCCGAATCCCAGATAAACCAAATTACTCTCTCAATCTATGGAGCATCATGAAGAATTGTATCGGAAAAGAGCTCTCCAAAATCCCTATGCCT GTGAACTTCAACGAGCCCCTATCTATGCTGCAGCGTCTCTCCGAGGACCTCGAGTACTACGAGCTGCTGGACCGGGGCGCTAAGTGCCAGAGCTCTCTGGAGCAGATGTGCTACGTGGCAGCTTTCACCGTTTCCTCTTACTCCACTACAGTTCACCGCACGGGCAAACCCTTCAACCCTCTGCTGGGAGAGACATTTGAGCTGGACCGCGTGCAGGAGAGCGGCTACAGGTCCATCTGTGAGCAG GTAAGCCATCACCCTCCGGCTGCGGCCCATCACGCGATCTCCGAGCGAGGCTGGACCCTGAGACAGGAGATCGCCCTGGCCAGCAAGTTCAGGGGAAAATATCTTTCCATCATGCCCCTTG GTTCTATTCATTGTATCTTTGAGAAGAGTAACAATCACTACACCTGGAAGAAAGTCACAACCACAGTGCACAATATCATTGTCGGGAAGCTCTGGATAGATCAG TCAGGAGAAATCGACGTTGTGAACCACAGAACAGGCGACCGCTGTCATCTCAAATTTGCCCCGTACAGCTACTTCTCCCGAGATGTGGCCAGAAAG GTCACGGGGGTTGTGACTGATAAAGACGGGAAAGCGCACTATGTTCTGTCTGGGACGTGGGACGAGAAGATGGAATGCTCTCGTGTGATGCAGAGCACCAGAGGGGGAGAGAACGGCGCCGATGGGCGACAGAAAACCGTCTATCAGACGCTCAAAGCCAAAGAGCTGTGGAAGAAGACTCCGCTGCC GGAAGGCGCTGAAAACATGTACTACTTCTCGACCCTGGCGTTGACATTGAACGAGACGGAGGAGGGCATTGCTCCCACGGATAGCAGGAGGCGGCCGGATCAGCGTCTGATGGAGCAGGGCCGCTGGGAGGAGGCCAACGCTGAGAAACAAAGACTGGAGGAGAAGCAGCGCACCGCCCGCCGAGAGAGGGAGCGAGAGGCCAACCGCTCCGCCAACCCTGCAGAAGAGG GTGGTCACCAGGACAACTACAAGCCCATGTGGTTCGAGCGGCAGGTCGACCCAATGACAGGAGAGCCCACGCACATCTACAGTGGAGGATACTGGGAAGCCAAGGAGCAGGGCAGCTGGGACTCCTGCCCGGATATCTTCTGA